In Raphanus sativus cultivar WK10039 chromosome 5, ASM80110v3, whole genome shotgun sequence, the following proteins share a genomic window:
- the LOC108857867 gene encoding aspartic proteinase CDR1-like, translating into MMSMALSLQIITALLFITVVTVSSSPPDGFTMDLIHRRSNSSSTGRSNTYDQLRSSPYADVIFDTASRGGYLMKLQIGTPPVEIEAVIDTGSEVIWTQCLPCLNCYHQRNPIFDPSKSSTYKDLRCNNTPDHSCVYDIVYADQSYSLGSFATETVTMKSTSGHSYVMPKTIIGCSHNSSVHRRSYSGIVGLNLGPLSLVSQMGKHMQGAISYCFSPEGRTSKINFGSNAIVSGEGTVSTTMFIHKEKPAFYYLNLDAVSIEETRIETLGTPFHAVDGNIIIDSGSTFTTLPASYCSLVREAVERVVTAERVPSQHDMLCYKTDTMDIFPVITMHFSGGADLVLGKNNTYMDINGEAICLIVICGSTEEEAIFGNKAQNNFLVGYDLFSRLVSFKPTDCGVTQDIPIDDDSISAASLFQFNIKFVLFIFVLSLIRL; encoded by the coding sequence ATGATGAGCATGGCACTCTCTCTTCAAATCATTACAGCTCTTCTCTTTATTACCGTCGTCACTGTCTCCTCATCACCTCCCGACGGATTCACCATGGACCTAATCCACCGTCGTTCTAATTCATCTTCTACTGGTCGCTCTAACACTTACGATCAACTCCGATCATCTCCTTACGCCGACGTCATCTTTGATACTGCCTCCAGAGGAGGGTATCTTATGAAACTCCAAATCGGTACACCTCCTGTCGAGATCGAAGCAGTCATAGACACGGGAAGCGAAGTCATATGGACACAATGTTTGCCTTGTCTTAACTGCTACCACCAACGCAATCCAATATTCGACCCTTCGAAATCCTCCACCTACAAAGATCTAAGATGCAACAACACACCTGACCATTCTTGTGTTTATGATATTGTCTACGCAGACCAAAGCTATTCCCTAGGAAGCTTTGCTACCGAGACTGTCACGATGAAATCCACTTCTGGCCACTCCTATGTAATGCCTAAAACCATTATTGGATGTTCGCACAACAGCTCAGTGCATAGAAGATCCTATTCGGGCATTGTTGGTCTAAATTTGGGGCCGTTATCACTCGTCTCTCAGATGGGCAAACACATGCAAGGTGCAATTTCTTACTGCTTCTCCCCTGAGGGAAGAACTAGTAAGATCAACTTTGGAAGTAATGCTATTGTGTCAGGAGAAGGGACTGTATCGACCACTATGTTTATTCACAAGGAGAAACCTGCTTTCTATTACCTAAACCTAGACGCGGTCAGCATTGAGGAGACTCGCATTGAAACATTGGGGACACCGTTCCACGCCGTAGACGGGAACATAATCATAGACTCTGGTAGCACTTTCACCACCTTGCCCGCGAGCTACTGCAGCCTAGTGAGGGAGGCAGTGGAAAGGGTTGTTACAGCGGAACGAGTACCATCCCAGCACGATATGCTTTGCTACAAAACGGACACAATGGATATCTTTCCAGTGATCACAATGCATTTCAGTGGAGGTGCGGATCTTGTTTTGGGTAAAAACAATACGTATATGGATATTAATGGAGAAGCCATTTGTCTCATTGTTATATGTGGTAGtactgaagaagaagctattTTTGGTAACAAAGCACAGAACAACTTCTTGGTTGGTTATGATCTTTTTTCACGACTGGTTTCTTTTAAACCCACCGATTGTGGAGTTACACAAGACATACCAATAGACGACGACTCAATTTCTGCAGCATCGCTTTTTCAGTTTAACattaagtttgttttatttatttttgtcctTTCATTAATTAGACTATAG
- the LOC108834831 gene encoding polypyrimidine tract-binding protein homolog 1 isoform X2 produces the protein MSSSQFRYTQTPSKVVHLRNLPWECVEEELIDLCKRFGKIVNTKTNVGANRNQAFVEFAELNQAISMVSYYASSSEPAQIRGKTIYIQYSNRHEIVNNQSPGEVPGNVLLVTFEGVESHHLSIDVIHLVFSAFGFVHKIATFEKAAGFQALVQFTDVETASAARSALDGRSIPKYLLPEHVASCNLRMSYSAHTDLNIKFQSHRSRDYTNPYLPVNHTAMDGSMQPSLGADGKKVETQSNVLLALIENMQYAVTVDVLHTVFSAYGTVQKIAIFEKNGSTQALIQYSDIATAAIAKEALEGHCIYDGGYCI, from the exons ATGTCGAGCTCACAGTTCCGGTACACGCAGACGCCGTCGAAGGTGGTGCACCTGCGGAATCTACCGTGGGAATGCGTGGAAGAAGAGCTCATCGACCTGTGCAAACGATTCGGAAAGATCGTCAATACGAAGACCAATGTCGGCGCCAATCGCAACCAAGCCTTCGTTGAATTC GCTGAGTTGAATCAGGCGATATCAATGGTGTCGTATTATGCTTCATCTTCGGAGCCGGCACAGATTCGTGGGAAAACTATTTATATACAGTACTCTAATCGGCATGAGATTGTGAACAATCAGAGTCCTGGTGAAGTCCCTGGAAACGTCCTCTTGGTTACCTTTGAAGGAGTCGAATCTCACCATCTCAGCATCGATGTCATCCATCTG GTGTTTTCTGCTTTTGGATTCGTGCACAAAATTGCCACTTTTGAGAAAGCTGCTGGTTTCCAG GCACTAGTTCAGTTTACTGATGTGGAAACTGCTTCAGCGGCAAGGAGTGCGCTAGATGGTAGAAGTATACCCAA ATATCTGCTTCCAGAACATGTTGCCTCTTGCAATTTGCGAATGTCTTATTCAGCTCATACTGATCTAAACATCAAGTTTCAGTCCCACCGTAGCAG GGATTACACGAATCCATACCTTCCAGTGAATCATACCGCAATGGACGGGTCTATGCAG CCTTCTTTGGGTGCTGATGGGAAGAAGGTAGAAACTCAGAGCAATGTCCTGCTTGCTTTGATTGAGAACATGCAGTATGCTGTCACCGTGGATGTTCTTCACACG GTCTTTTCCGCGTATGGAACTGTCCAGAAGATTGCTATATTTGAGAAGAATGGTTCAACACAAGCCTTAATTCAATACTCGG ATATAGCAACGGCGGCAATAGCGAAAGAAGCACTGGAAGGACACTGCATATATGACGGTGGCTACT GCATTTAG
- the LOC108834831 gene encoding polypyrimidine tract-binding protein homolog 1 isoform X1, with protein sequence MSSSQFRYTQTPSKVVHLRNLPWECVEEELIDLCKRFGKIVNTKTNVGANRNQAFVEFAELNQAISMVSYYASSSEPAQIRGKTIYIQYSNRHEIVNNQSPGEVPGNVLLVTFEGVESHHLSIDVIHLVFSAFGFVHKIATFEKAAGFQALVQFTDVETASAARSALDGRSIPKYLLPEHVASCNLRMSYSAHTDLNIKFQSHRSRDYTNPYLPVNHTAMDGSMQPSLGADGKKVETQSNVLLALIENMQYAVTVDVLHTVFSAYGTVQKIAIFEKNGSTQALIQYSDIATAAIAKEALEGHCIYDGGYCKLRLSYSRHTDLNVKAFSDKSRDYTLPDLSLLVGQKVPGVAEASAPTTGGWQNGQVQTQYAGYGGSPYMYPSADPTGASPSSGHPPYYG encoded by the exons ATGTCGAGCTCACAGTTCCGGTACACGCAGACGCCGTCGAAGGTGGTGCACCTGCGGAATCTACCGTGGGAATGCGTGGAAGAAGAGCTCATCGACCTGTGCAAACGATTCGGAAAGATCGTCAATACGAAGACCAATGTCGGCGCCAATCGCAACCAAGCCTTCGTTGAATTC GCTGAGTTGAATCAGGCGATATCAATGGTGTCGTATTATGCTTCATCTTCGGAGCCGGCACAGATTCGTGGGAAAACTATTTATATACAGTACTCTAATCGGCATGAGATTGTGAACAATCAGAGTCCTGGTGAAGTCCCTGGAAACGTCCTCTTGGTTACCTTTGAAGGAGTCGAATCTCACCATCTCAGCATCGATGTCATCCATCTG GTGTTTTCTGCTTTTGGATTCGTGCACAAAATTGCCACTTTTGAGAAAGCTGCTGGTTTCCAG GCACTAGTTCAGTTTACTGATGTGGAAACTGCTTCAGCGGCAAGGAGTGCGCTAGATGGTAGAAGTATACCCAA ATATCTGCTTCCAGAACATGTTGCCTCTTGCAATTTGCGAATGTCTTATTCAGCTCATACTGATCTAAACATCAAGTTTCAGTCCCACCGTAGCAG GGATTACACGAATCCATACCTTCCAGTGAATCATACCGCAATGGACGGGTCTATGCAG CCTTCTTTGGGTGCTGATGGGAAGAAGGTAGAAACTCAGAGCAATGTCCTGCTTGCTTTGATTGAGAACATGCAGTATGCTGTCACCGTGGATGTTCTTCACACG GTCTTTTCCGCGTATGGAACTGTCCAGAAGATTGCTATATTTGAGAAGAATGGTTCAACACAAGCCTTAATTCAATACTCGG ATATAGCAACGGCGGCAATAGCGAAAGAAGCACTGGAAGGACACTGCATATATGACGGTGGCTACTGTAAGCTTCGACTATCATACTCTCGTCATACTGATCTCAATGTAAAG GCATTTAGCGACAAAAGCAGAGACTACACACTACCTGATCTGAGCCTACTCGTGGGCCAAAAAGTTCCCGGAGTGGCTGAAGCTTCTGCGCCAACAACAGGGGGTTGGCAGAATGGGCAGGTGCAAACACAATACGCAGGTTATGGTGGAAGTCCATATATGTACCCATCAGCTGATCCCACAGGGGCTTCACCTTCTTCTGGTCATCCTCCTTACTATGGTTGA
- the LOC108834830 gene encoding pre-rRNA-processing protein ESF1, protein MGGSKRKKGDNGGEEGKQMITDSRFAKAHTDPRFRSLPRRESKVTIDSRFKGVLTDKASAPVDKRGKRRRRGSAKDSLKEYYRIDVEDEKKQKTKEEDESDESEGEEELMALEAEARRRKSEQVSEEDSKIPLKLASSDEESDENADSEDNEDVSEEAEDDTDEDDDAMYDDDEPEVAGEEVASIEKETHRLAIVNMDWRYVSAKDLYVVLNSFLPNDGRLLSVAVYPSEFGLERMKEEEIHGPAIGGDKKNEDNSDEEDEEEDEDVINERLRDYEKSRLRYYFAVAECDSSATADHLYKQCDGIEFERSSNKLDLRFIPDSMQFKHPPRDTATEAPATYQGVDFHSQALQMSRVDVSWDEDEPHRVRTLKQGFNPDQLADLELKEFLASDESESDDSDDDGDDDEEKRKEKYLSLMESGDVDSDKDEDEENDQDMVVEFNTGLEDLSNKFREKKEEKPETVWEAQLRKMREKKKARRMQKKDGGSSDDDSEDDDDYNVDHKKKKKMMNKNKKGLEEKLAADEKSLAELELIVADENGKGLKGYNIKGKGKKKSKEMAEEKIPSADPDDSRFSVAFTDPNYALDPTNPQFKRSATYVKQLTQKQKQDPRSQEEQVKDVETKTTDDGTVGPSKKRSFAESATVKSMKLKMQQKGSEKKKEGTAELAQRVKNKAKALSKK, encoded by the exons ATGGGTGGTTCCAAGCGAAAGAAGGGAGACAATGGCGGAGAGGAGGGGAAACAGATGATTACGGATTCGAGGTTTGCCAAGGCTCACACTGACCCCAGATTCCGAAGCCTTCCGAGGCGTGAATCCAAAGTCACAATTGACTCTCGTTTCAAAGGAGTCCTCACCGACAAGGCTTCTGCTCCGGTCGATAAGCGTGGCAAGCGTAGAAGACGGGGAAGTGCCAAGGATTCCCTCAAAGAGTATTATCGTATCGATGTAGAAGATGAGAAGAAGCAAAAGACCAAGGAGGAAGATGAATCTGATGAGAGCGAGGGTGAAGAAGAGTTGATGGCTCTGGAAGCTGAGGCCAGGCGGAGGAAATCGGAGCAAGTATCTGAAGAAGATAGTAAGATTCCTTTGAAACTGGCTTCCTCGGATGAAGAATCTGATGAGAACGCAGACTCTGAAGACAATGAGGATGTATCTGAAGAAGCAGAGGATGATACTGACGAGGACGATGATGCTATGTATGATGACGACGAACCAGAAGTTGCT GGAGAGGAGGTAGCGAGTATCGAGAAAGAAACTCACAGACTCGCTATTGTCAACATGGACTGGAGATATGTCTCT GCCAAAGACTTGTACGTTGTTTTAAATTCGTTTCTCCCCAACGATGGGCGCCTTTTGTCTGTTGCGGTCTATCCATCAGAGTTTGGACTTGAGCGAATGAAAGAAGAGGAAATCCATGGCCCCGCTATCGGTGGAGACAAGAAAAATGAAGATAACAGTGAtgaggaggatgaagaagaagatgaagacgtCATCAATGAGAGACTACGTGATTACGAAAAAAGTAGATTGAG GTACTATTTTGCTGTTGCGGAATGTGATTCCAGTGCTACTGCTGATCACTTGTACAAACAATGTGATGGTATCGAGTTTGAGAGATCCTCTAACAAGCTCGACTTGAGATTTATTCCTGACTCCATGCAATTCAAACATCCACCTCGTGATACTGCCACCGAG GCTCCTGCTACTTATCAAGGTGTAGATTTCCATAGCCAAGCACTGCAGATGAGTAGGGTTGATGTTTCCTGGGATGAAGATGAGCCACACCGTGTGAGGACCTTAAAACAGGGATTTAACCCTGATCAG TTGGCAGACCTTGAGCTGAAGGAGTTTTTAGCTTCTGATGAGAGTGAATCTgatgatagtgatgatgatggtgatgatgatgaggaaaaaaggaaagaaaagtaCCTATCTTTGATGGAATCCGGAGATGTTGATTCTGATAAAGACGAGGATGAGGAGAATGACCAGGATATGGTAGTAGAATTCAATACCGGGTTAGAAGATCTGAGTAACAAATTTCgtgaaaagaaagaagagaagccaGAAACGGTCTGGGAGGCACAACTGAGGAAGATGcgggagaagaagaaagctagGAGGATGCAAAAGAAGGATGGTGGTTCTTCAGATGATGATTCTGAGGATGACGACGACTATAACGTTGatcataagaagaagaagaagatgatgaataaGAATAAGAAGGGTTTAGAGGAGAAATTAGCAGCGGACGAGAAAAGCTTGGCGGAGCTGGAGTTGATAGTAGCTGATGAGAATGGTAAAGGTCTAAAAGGATATAACATTAAAGGAAAaggtaaaaagaaaagtaaagagATGGCAGAAGAGAAGATACCTTCGGCTGATCCTGACGATTCAAGATTCTCAGTTGCATTCACGGATCCTAACTATGCTCTAGACCCAACGAATCCACAGTTTAAAAG GAGTGCGACGTATGTTAAGCAATTAACTCAGAAGCAAAAGCAAGATCCAAGAAGCCAAGAAGAGCAAGTGAAAGATGTGGAGACAAAGACTACAGATGATGGCACGGTGGGACCTTCTAAGAAAAGGAGTTTTGCAGAGTCTGCTACTGTCAAGTCGATGAAGCTCAAGATGCAGCAGAAGGGttcggagaagaagaaagaagggaCTGCCGAGTTGGCTCAGCGAGTGAAGAACAAAGCCAAagctttatcaaaaaaataa
- the LOC130512515 gene encoding uncharacterized protein At5g19025-like: protein MVYLHSSISVCNPVDQAMPTRKPHPTSPSFPVCEGSHSAAIAIDVFILIAVITSCAFLFFPYLKLITLASIHLFSDISLLVKAEILQNPIVYGSLALSVFCAAISAWLVILLCTMHRCGKPNCKGLRKAVEFDIQIETEDCIKTSSGYGKKGGRLELPRVHHRELEAELKKMAPPNGRAVLVFRARCGCSVRRLVVSGPKKQQRKIKK from the coding sequence ATGGTATATTTGCATAGCTCAATCTCGGTCTGCAATCCCGTCGACCAAGCTATGCCCACCCGCAAACCTCACCCAACATCCCCCAGCTTCCCCGTTTGCGAAGGCTCTCACTCCGCTGCCATTGCCATCGACGTCTTCATCCTTATCGCCGTCATCACATCCTGCGccttcctcttcttcccttACCTCAAACTCATCACCCTCGCATCCATCCACCTCTTCTCGGACATCTCTCTTCTGGTCAAAGCAGAGATCCTGCAGAACCCTATAGTGTACGGATCCTTGGCTCTGAGCGTCTTCTGCGCCGCCATCTCCGCTTGGCTCGTCATACTCTTATGCACGATGCACCGATGCGGGAAGCCCAATTGCAAAGGGCTTAGGAAAGCCGTTGAGTTTGATATTCAGATTGAGACTGAGGATTGCATCAAGACCAGCTCCGGCTATGGCAAAAAGGGCGGGAGGCTTGAGTTGCCTCGTGTCCATCACCGCGAGTTGGAGGCTGAGCTTAAGAAGATGGCGCCTCCTAATGGCCGCGCCGTGTTGGTTTTCAGAGCCAGGTGTGGTTGTTCTGTTAGGAGATTAGTGGTTTCCGGCCCAAAGAAACAGCAGCGTAAGATCAAGAAGTGA
- the LOC130512514 gene encoding starch synthase 2, chloroplastic/amyloplastic-like, translating to MASVAESSFPLLCQIKSQRRVTSSTLRSWSLVRVSSPDFASRSLTFRRRSFVLGRRWKCVEATGSDSSGTPSGGDEQEDALQATIEKSKKVLDMQRNLLHQIAERRKLVSSIKQSTPNLDDGTPSAKDANTTDATKKDKMDGDGNGSVSSTSYGKSSLNKEPEAKPSSKQNSASAKYSSPVTSPEKEKPSGVANTGKPWSSVVASSVDPPYKPSSTVTSSKKTTDPETSSGNPSKSPAGAFWSDPLPSYLTKTPETSSIKTQEYMETKEEKIHEEPFSDTNEPSKDVEQPPPLAGANVMNVILVAAECAPFSKTGGLGDVAGALPKALARRGHRVMVVVPRYAEYEEAKDVGVRKRYKVAGQDMEVMYYHAYIDGVDFVFIDSPVFRHLSSNIYGGNRLDILKRMVLFCKAAVEVPWYVPCGGVCYGDGNLAFIANDWHTALLPVYLKAYYRDHGLMKYTRSVLVIHNIAHQGRGPVDDFSHVDLPGHYLDSFKLYDPVGGEHFNIFAAGLKAADRVLTVSHGYSWEVKTLEGGWGLHHIINENDWKFRGIVNGIDTKEWNPKFDTHLHSDDYTNYSLETLNVGKPQCKAALQKELGLPVRPDVPLIGFIGRLDHQKGVDLIAEAVPWMMSQDVQLVMLGTGRPDLEEVLRQMEHQYRDKARGWVGFSVKTAHRITAGADILLMPSRFEPCGLNQLYAMNYGTIPVVHAVGGLRDTVQQFDPYSETGLGWTFDSAEAGKLIHALGNCLLTYREYKESWEGLQRRGMTQDLSWDNAAEKYEEVLVAAKYQW from the exons ATGGCATCAGTTGCTGAGAGCTCTTTCCCTCTGCTGTGTCAAATCAAGAGCCAGCGTCGCGTCACTTCGTCTACGCTTAGGAGTTGGAGTCTTGTCCGAGTTTCTTCTCCTGATTTCGCTTCTAGGTCGCTGACATTTCGTCGCCGGAGCTTCGTCTTGGGACGCCGATGGAAGTGCGTGGAAGCTACGGGCTCAGATTCTTCTGGAACTCCGAGTGGAGGAGATGAGCAGGAGGATGCGCTTCAAGCTACCATCGAGAAGAGCAAGAAGGTTCTTGATATGCAAAGAAACCTTCTTCACCAG ATTGCTGAAAGGAGGAAGCTGGTCTCATCTATAAAACAGAGCACTCCTAACTTGGACGATGGAACGCCTTCTGCTAAAGATGCAAATACTACTGATGCAACTAAGAAAGATAAGATGGATGGAGACGGCAACGGTAGTGTTAGCTCAACCAGCTATGGCAAGTCATCCCTGAACAAAGAACCAGAAGCTAAGCcgagcagcaaacaaaactcagCGTCTGCAAAATACTCTTCCCCGGTAACCTCTCCTGAGAAAGAGAAACCATCCGGTGTAGCCAATACTGGGAAACCTTGGTCTAGCGTTGTAGCTTCCAGTGTAGATCCTCCTTATAAACCATCTTCTACTGTAACCTCTTCGAAGAAAACTACTGATCCTGAAACTTCCTCTGGAAATCCGAGCAAATCTCCTGCTGGTGCATTTTGGTCAGACCCACTACCGTCTTACCTGACTAAAACACCTGAAACATCAAGTATAAAGACACAAGAGTACATGGAAACAAAAGAGGAAAAAATACATGAAGAACCCTTTAGTGATACTAATGAACCTTCGAAGGACGTAGAGCAGCCACCTCCACTTGCTGGAGCAAATGTCATGAACGTGATATTGGTGGCAGCAGAATGTGCTCCATTTTCCAAAACAG GTGGCCTTGGAGATGTAGCAGGGGCTTTGCCAAAGGCTTTAGCTCGGCGTGGACATAGGGTTATG GTTGTGGTTCCTCGATATGCAGAGTATGAGGAAGCCAAGGATGTCGGCGTACGGAAGAGATATAAGGTGGCCGGGCAG GATATGGAAGTAATGTACTACCATGCATATATTGATGGTGTGGATTTCGTTTTCATTGATAGCCCTGTGTTTCGGCATCTGAGTAGTAACATTTACGGTGGAAATCGACTC GATATCTTAAAGCGGATGGTTTTGTTTTGCAAGGCCGCTGTTGAG GTTCCTTGGTATGTTCCTTGTGGAGGTGTTTGTTATGGAGATGGAAATTTGGCTTTTATAGCAAATGATTGGCACACTGCTTTGCTACCTGTCTACCTGAAAGCCTATTACCGAGATCACGGTCTAATGAAATACACACGCTCTGTTCTTGTAATCCATAACATTGCTCACCAG GGTCGCGGCCCGGTAGATGATTTCTCACACGTGGATTTACCGGGCCATTACTTGGATAGCTTCAAGCTGTACGATCCTGTGGGAGGTGAGCACTTCAACATTTTTGCTGCTGGTCTTAAAGCTGCGGATAGAGTTCTCACTGTTAGCCATGGATACTCCTGGGAGGTTAAGACCTTAGAAGGAGGTTGGGGTCTCCATCACATCATAAATGAAAACGACTGGAAATTTAGAGGGATTGTGAACGGTATCGACACAAAAGAATGGAACCCGAAATTTGATACTCACTTGCACTCTGATGACTATACGAACTATTCCTTGGAGACTCTTAACGTTGGTAAACCCCAATGCAAAGCTGCATTGCAGAAAGAGCTCGGTTTACCTGTTAGACCTGACGTTCCGCTGATCGGTTTTATTGGAAGATTGGATCACCAGAAAGGTGTTGATTTGATAGCTGAGGCGGTTCCATGGATGATGAGCCAGGATGTTCAGCTGGTTATGTTAGGCACAGGGAGACCGGATCTTGAAGAAGTCCTCAGACAAATGGAGCACCAATACAGGGATAAAGCAAGGGGATGGGTTGGTTTCTCGGTTAAAACAGCTCACAGGATAACAGCTGGTGCAGACATTCTGCTGATGCCTTCGAGATTCGAACCGTGCGGTCTAAACCAGCTTTATGCAATGAACTATGGAACCATTCCGGTGGTCCATGCAGTGGGAGGGTTGAGGGATACGGTTCAACAGTTTGACCCGTACAGTGAAACGGGTCTTGGATGGACGTTTGATAGCGCGGAAGCAGGTAAGCTGATTCATGCTTTAGGAAACTGTTTGTTGACGTATAGAGAGTACAAGGAGAGCTGGGAAGGGCTCCAGAGAAGAGGAATGACACAAGATTTGAGTTGGGATAATGCTGCAGAGAAGTATGAAGAAGTTCTTGTCGCTGCTAAGTATCAGTGGTGA
- the LOC108837202 gene encoding peroxidase 27-like produces MVASKRSVVSCFFLVLLLAEANAQGLKVGFYSKTCPQVEGIVKKVVFAAMKKAPTLGAPLLRMFFHDCFVRGCDGSILLDSSNNQAEKNAVPNLSLRGFGIIDDSKAALEKVCPGIVSCSDILALIARDAVVAFEGPTWEVETGRRDGRVSNINEVNLPSPFDNITKLITDFSTKGLNEKDLVVLSGGHTIGMGHCPLMSNRLYNFTGRGDSDPSLDSEYASNLRKKCKPADTTTALEMDPGSFKTFDVSYFKLVAKRRGLFQSDAALLDNSKTRGYVLQQARGSTFFHDFGVSMVKMGRNGVLTGRAGEIRKTCRVRN; encoded by the exons ATGGTTGCATCTAAGCGATCAGTTGTCTCTTGCTTTTTCTTAGTGTTGTTGCTAGCAGAAGCAAATGCACAAGGCTTGAAAGTAGGCTTCTACAGCAAAACTTGCCCACAGGTCGAGGGTATTGTTAAAAAGGTCGTGTTTGCTGCCATGAAGAAAGCGCCTACCCTTGGTGCTCCTTTGCTTAGAATGTTCTTCCACGACTGCTTCGTGCGG GGATGTGACGGATCAATTTTGTTAGACTCATCGAACAATCAAGCCGAGAAGAATGCGGTTCCTAACCTAAGCCTTCGAGGGTTTGGCATCATAGACGATTCCAAGGCGGCTCTAGAAAAAGTGTGCCCTGGCATAGTTTCTTGTTCTGATATCTTAGCCCTTATTGCCAGGGACGCAGTGGTTGCA TTTGAAGGACCAACGTGGGAGGTTGAAACGGGAAGAAGAGATGGTAGGGTTTCTAATATCAATGAGGTCAACTTGCCATCACCTTTTGATAACATCACCAAGCTTATCACCGATTTTAGCACAAAGGGACTCAACGAGAAAGATCTAGTCGTTCTTTCAG GTGGACACACTATTGGAATGGGACATTGTCCTCTGATGTCAAACCGTCTTTACAACTTCACCGGAAGAGGAGACAGCGACCCAAGTTTGGACTCGGAGTACGCCAGTAACCTCAGGAAGAAATGCAAGCCGGCAGACACCACGACGGCTCTAGAGATGGATCCAGGAAGTTTCAAGACATTCGACGTGAGCTACTTCAAGCTAGTGGCTAAGAGAAGAGGGCTATTCCAGTCGGATGCTGCTCTATTGGACAATTCAAAGACTAGGGGTTATGTCTTGCAGCAGGCACGTGGGTCAACCTTCTTCCATGACTTTGGTGTCTCTATGGTGAAAATGGGTCGGAACGGAGTTCTTACGGGTCGTGCCGGGGAGATCCGTAAGACGTGTCGTGTTCGTAACTAA
- the LOC130495166 gene encoding pyruvate, phosphate dikinase regulatory protein 2-like, translating into MMNQQGHPEPDSEPPPSPSSPRTPKKKVSSKLNRWSMGRALRSGAVKIDRPTHRTDNNNDAPSRQVTTNEEADRKTSAIDSDDVAGKSIYMLSDGTGWTAEHSVNAALGQFEDPLVNRGFPVNTHLFSWVEDEEKLLEIIKQAAKQKAMCFYTLANPSMSKSAKEACDQLGVLSVDILGPIIQGIASHLGVSPSGLTRGAAGRLKTLNDAYFKRIEAIEFTIKQDDGTLPENLGKADIILVGVSRTGKTPLSTYIAQKGYKVANVPFVMGVEPPKTLFEVEPRRVFGLKIQLVVLQAIRRTRAKTLGVDKVGENRYSGFDLVRKELDFASKIYAKNPGWAVIDVTNKAIEETAAVILRLYHDGSDSSTSVPCISKRF; encoded by the exons ATGATGAATCAACAAGGCCATCCCGAGCCTGATTCCGAacctcctccttctccttcgAGCCCTCGGACACCGAAGAAGAAGGTTAGTTCCAAACTGAATCGATGGTCCATGGGCCGAGCTTTACGATCCGGTGCTGTTAAGATCGACCGTCCGACTCATCGTACTGATAATAACAACGACGCACCTTCCCGTCAAGTAACGACGAACGAGGAGGCTGATCGAAAGACGTCTGCGATCGATAGTGATGACGTGGCGGGAAAGTCGATATATATGCTTTCAGACGGGACAGGGTGGACGGCTGAGCACTCCGTTAACGCCGCTTTGGGCCAATTCGAAGATCCTTTGGTCAATCGTGGCTTTCCCGTTAACACACACCTCTTCTCTTGG GTGGAGGATGAAGAGAAGCTGTTAGAGATTATCAAGCAGGCGGCGAAGCAAAAGGCAATGTGTTTCTACACTTTAGCCAATCCTTCTATGTCCAAATCCGCTAAAGAAGCTTGTGATCAGTTGGGAGTGCTTTCAGTTGATATCTTAGGACCAATCATCCAAGGCATTGCCTCTCACTTGGGTGTGTCTCCGTCAGGTCTTACCCGTGGAGCTGCCGGTAGGCTCAAGACTCTCAACGACGCATACTTCAAAAGAATCGAAGCCATTGAGTTTACCATTAAGCAAGACGACGGGACTTTGCCAGAGAACTTAGGCAAGGCTGATATCATTCTTGTCGGTGTTTCACGGACGGGAAAGACGCCTCTGTCCACTTATATTgctcagaaaggatacaaagtCGCAAATGTACCGTTTGTGATGGGTGTGGAACCGCCCAAGACGCTTTTTGAGGTTGAACCGAGGAGAGTTTTTGGTTTGAAGATTCAACTTGTTGTGCTGCAAGCCATCAGGAGAACTAGGGCTAAAACGTTAGGTGTGGATAAGGTAGGAGAGAACAGATACTCGGGCTTCGATCTTGTTCGGAAAGAACTTGATTTCGCGTCAAAGATCTATGCCAAAAACCCTGGATGGGCCGTAATTG ATGTGACGAATAAAGCAATAGAAGAAACCGCAGCTGTGATTCTGCGGCTTTATCATGACGGTAGCGACAGTAGTACTTCTGTACCATGTATCTCAAAACGCTTTTAA